Proteins encoded by one window of Lathyrus oleraceus cultivar Zhongwan6 chromosome 1, CAAS_Psat_ZW6_1.0, whole genome shotgun sequence:
- the LOC127134214 gene encoding transcription termination factor MTERF15, mitochondrial, producing MAVRRRNVLILLSTFSTNFSTTSHHHYRKQISLANLFQSFGFPSSNLHHFLSHNPFLFNSDPSHLRKSLSTLFSFKIPQKTLISLVHDCPSVLEPQFLHHWELAFPQFKSKAFNPSPLMIANLLRCSRKFQLNPLELSQKVEIFKGLGFSDDVTARVLEEFPSAVVMTENKIVGVIDFLVEFGVPRDEIDRVVRLYPRVLGFGVEDRLKPLIHEMRRLGFSRREIKAEIVRDPGILGMEIGEFSRCLKLLQSLKCREVIKESIFGDGLVRACFEVKLRVDCLCGRGLIRRDALKVLWKEPRLMTYDLEDIEKKIEFLVQRMKYGVDCLHEVPEYLGVNFEKQIVPRYNVIEYLKGKGAIGFEIGLKDIIKPTRVRFYNLYVKPYPECEKIYGRFSGKVEVKRKHPDGLWKLFKPQKFTQTSKDVKNMKAFMDSSLV from the coding sequence ATGGCAGTTAGAAGAAGAAACGTGCTTATTCTCTTAAGCACTTTTTCAACTAATTTCTCCACCACTTCTCATCATCATTACAGAAAACAAATTTCACTCGCTAATCTCTTCCAATCCTTCGGTTTCCCCTCCTCCAACCTTCACCATTTCCTCTCCCACAACCCCTTCCTCTTCAACTCCGATCCATCACACCTCCGCAAATCCCTTTCCACTCTCTTTTCCTTCAAAATTCCACAGAAAACCCTAATTTCCCTCGTTCACGATTGCCCTTCTGTCTTAGAACCGCAATTTCTACATCATTGGGAATTAGCTTTTCCTCAATTCAAATCAAAAGCTTTTAACCCTTCCCCATTGATGATCGCGAACTTGTTGCGATGTTCTAGAAAGTTCCAGTTAAACCCCCTTGAACTCTCACAGAAAGTTGAGATTTTTAAGGGTTTAGGGTTTTCCGACGATGTTACAGCTAGGGTTTTGGAAGAATTTCCCAGCGCGGTTGTAATGACTGAGAATAAAATTGTTGGCGTAATTGATTTTCTTGTGGAATTCGGTGTTCCGAGAGATGAAATAGATAGAGTTGTTCGATTGTATCCTAGGGTTTTGGGATTTGGAGTTGAAGACAGGTTGAAGCCACTGATTCATGAGATGAGGAGATTAGGATTTTCTCGCCGTGAGATTAAGGCGGAGATTGTTAGGGATCCGGGTATTCTGGGAATGGAGATCGGGGAATTTTCGCGGTGTTTGAAGCTGTTGCAGAGTTTGAAATGCAGAGAGGTAATTAAAGAGAGTATTTTTGGAGATGGTTTGGTTAGAGCTTGTTTTGAAGTGAAACTGAGAGTGGATTGTTTGTGCGGTCGCGGTTTGATTCGTAGGGATGCTTTGAAGGTGTTATGGAAGGAACCGAGGTTGATGACTTACGATTTGGAGGATATTGAGAAGAAGATTGAGTTTTTAGTTCAAAGGATGAAGTATGGTGTTGATTGTTTGCATGAAGTTCCTGAATATTTGGGTGTGAATTTTGAGAAACAGATTGTTCCTAGATACAATGTGATTGAGTATTTGAAAGGAAAAGGTGCAATTGGGTTTGAAATTGGATTGAAGGATATCATCAAACCAACTAGGGTTAGGTTTTATAATCTTTATGTTAAGCCTTATCCAGAATGTGAAAAAATCTATGGCAGATTTTCAGGTAAGGTTGAAGTTAAAAGGAAGCATCCGGATGGACTTTGGAAGCTGTTCAAACCACAGAAGTTCACTCAAACCAGTAAAGATGTGAAGAACATGAAGGCTTTCATGGACTCCTCACTGGTGTAG